The following is a genomic window from Paenibacillus sp. FSL R5-0766.
ATATCGTTCGTAAAAGCAAACAAGTATTGCGCCGCTTAAGCAATCTGGAGAAAGCAGTATATGAAAAAGATAACATCTCATCCTATCCGAAGGACGTTGATACTGTACAAGAAGGAGCACCCAGAGAAGACACGTTTGCTCCACGCAAACGAAAATGAAGAAGGATACGGAATTACATAAAAAAGATAAACCAACAAACCAAACAGCCGATTCTTCTCTATAAGGAAGTGATCGGCTGTTTGGGCATATAGGCATTTAATCCGTATTAACTGGGTTTAGAGAAAGGATTCATAACGCTGTTGGAAAGAGGATTCCATCTCCACTTGCCGAGCAAGTTGTTGCTGTACCTTTGCCCCGCGAATCGTCTGAAGTTCCTGAAGTTGTGCAGTGGAACTGAATTGATCTGCAGCCATTTGGACAAGTAATTCGGAGAGCACATCCGCATCTTCGAGCGCGGCATTAAGTCCAAACGCACCGGTTGGTGTCATGGTATGAGCGGCATCACCGATGAGTACAACATTGTCCTGTGCCCACGACGGGCAATAGCTGCTTTCGACAGATAACAGAACAAAATCACTCCAGCTCTGAATGTTGGCAGCTACAGAATCAGACAGGCAAGGAAAAGCAGATACAAGTTTATCTACAAAAGGAGCAATCGGCTGCTCTCGCAGCTTGGAGTATGCTCCCTCGGGAATGTTCCATCCAATCTGAACATAACCGCCGAACTGTGAGAACAGTGCGAGCTGTTGACCATCCATGCTGGCCATTCGAACAGCGGGTTCCCAGCCTACGGGTGCCGGAATGCGTGCCCAGAGCAGATCATACCCGTGCTTGCGAATCTCCGGGGTCATACCGGAATGTTTGCGTACAGCAGAGTATCTGCCATCAGCACCCACAATAACAGATGCCTCAATGGAGGCAGGAACGCCGTTCTTCCGAATGTTAATACCCACGACCTGGCCGTTCTTGTCTCGTAACAAACCGGTCATAATCGTATTGAAAAGTACTTGTTCATATGAACTGTGCTGCCGAGCATGCGACACGATGGCTTCCAGGAGATGATCTTGGGGTACATGAATACCAACATGAGATTCTCCATTGCCCGGTGATACCGTATGAATAATCTGCCCATTTTCCCAATACTGAATCTGTTCCAAGAGCAGTGCTCCGCGTTCCTGGATGAGGGAATAGAGGCTGTGTTTATTTAAAATGGCTTCGCCGTCCATATTGAGCAACTCCCCGCGAAACGACTTGTGCAGGTGGGACTGCCGTTCAATGAGCATCGTGGAGATTCCATTTTGGTTCAGTAAATAAGAAAGCAAAGCACCGCCAGGTCCAGCGCCGACGATGCAAACATCTGTTTTAAGTTGAGATTGTGTATTCTGATTCATGTGCATAAGTCCCTTGCAATATAATGGTGACGCTTTATTTACTTTATAACAACAGATTTATTAAAATCATTAAGTAACTAAAAGTAACTTTAAAGATATAGGTTATTATAAACAAACCCGTTGCTATAATGCAATAGGTGAAACCCAAAATAAAACAAGAGTCATGCAGTCAACGATAGGGTGTCGGATACAAGCGCATTTTTCACAAACATCATAGTGTAAATATGTTACAATATAAGGTAGGTTATGATGAAAGGCGGAGGAACGTTTATGAGCCCGGATACGGAGCGAAACTCTCAATTGGCAAATGTAGATCAATTGTTGGAGGCCTTCTTCAGATATAAAAACAAAGTATTGGATCAGCAGCAGAAGACCGAAACCAACTGTAAACTGAATCCGACAAAAAGTCATATATTGGGCATGATTTTACGTGAAAAACGTTGCATGGCGGTTGATGTGGCCAGACAACTCAGTTTGTCTTCCGGCGCGACCACTATTGTACTGAATCAACTGGAGACGGAAGGGTTGATCCAGCGGGTGCGCAGTGAAGAAGATCGGAGAATTGTGTGGCTGTCCTTAACGGATGAAGGCGTGCAGCTCGCCAAGACACTTAATGCGAATCGCGGCCGAATGACGTGGGAATTGTTGCAAGCACTTTCCGAAGAGGAGCAACAGCAGATGTTTGGCATGCTGAAGAAAATTGAGCTGAAACTGCTGGAGAACATGAAGTCGTTTGAGCAGATCCACCGATAGTCCAGATATGACTTGATCCTTGAAGACGTCAGTCCTCATGAGTTCGTCCCTAATTGCGGGGGGATGAATCTTGAAGACTGGCGTTTTTGAGTTGATTTACAAATGAAAGCGAGCCACATGATCCGTAAAGCCTTCCTGGATCAAAACTTCTTTTTGTTTGCTGCCCATCAGGTCAAAGTGGGGAAATGGCTGCCGCCGATGAATGTATCGCGGGTCCAGCCCATGATCGTTGCACCAACGCTCGAGACGTTCCAGATTTGCACAGCCAACTTTGGTGACACTGGTGATACCGGGGAATCGGTTGTCAATCCAGAAATGAGTGAGGTACGCAATCTCACCACGAGCCACTTGTTCCTTCCACGCAGCAAGCTCCTGTCGTTTAATTCCAAATGCCATAGATGCAAGTTCCTTTCCAAACGGGTATTGTCCTGAGCATATTGTAACATCTTATATACAGAATCCATCAGAATTCTTCAATCTATATAAGTTAACTAAAGATTATTTACACTGACACTACGATGACAGAATAACCTTCCAATCGCTGTTATCCCCAGATTTTTTTGATTTCCTTTTCCAAAGGGGAAAATCCGGGGATAAAGGCGAACGCTTCGCTTTTTCAGGTTTTTTCTGTCCTCTCCGTTGTCGTGTAAATGATTAGTTTCAATTATATAAACTAGTCTGAGAGCAGTTAAATGGGTATATGAATATGACAATATTTTTATAACAAAGTCTGGATTATGTTAAAATAAACCTATACAACAAAGGTTTCACCACTTCTATAGCGGAAAGGGATTTGTCATCATGGAAATATTTATTGCCGTACTTGTGTTACTGGTACTGATTGGTTTATCCAATATTTTAAACCGGTTTGTACCCTTTATTCCCATTCCGCTCATTCAAATTGTGCTTGGTGTAGCTATAGCTTTGCTTCCTGCAGGTGTTCATCTGCCGCTGAATCCGGAGTTGTTCTTTGTACTGTTCATCGCACCTTTGTTATACAACGATGGTAAGCGAACACCAAGGAATGAATTATGGAATCTGCGTGCACCTATACTTCTGCTTGCGCTGGGACTGGTGTTCGTGACGGTGGTTGTGGCAGGATATGCCATTCACTGGCTGATTCCTTCGATTCCGTTACCTGCTGCTTTTGCTCTTGCAGCCATACTGTCGCCGACAGACGCTGTTGCCGTTGGCGCCATGGCAGGGCGAGTACATTTGCCCAAAGGCATACATAGGCTTCTTGAAGGTGAAGCATTAATGAATGATGCATCCGGCCTCGTGGCCTTCAAATTCGCGATTGCAGCCACGGTTACAGGTGTGTTTTCCCTGGCGCAGGCAACCTTCAGTTTTATTCTGATTGCGATTGGTGGACTTCTTGTCGGGGCATTGTTATCTTTTCTGTTAATCAGGCTAGGGGTATGGATCCGTAGATTGGGCATGGAAGATGTGACCATTCACATGTTGCTGCAAATCCTGACGCCATTTATCATCTATCTGGTAAGTGAAGAAATTGGGGTATCAGGTATTCTTGCGGTAGTGGCAGGCGGTATTATCCACGCCATTGAGCGTGACCGCGCTGAATCGGTTCAGTTGAAAATGCAGGTGGTATCTGCGAGCACTTGGTCAGTCATTTTATTTATACTAAATGGTCTGGTGTTTGTTATTTTGGGTGTACAGGTACCGAATGTGTTGAGTACCATTTTTGAAAATGTTTCGTTTAATAATCTGCAGGTGTTGGGATATGTGGGCTTGATCTCGGTGCTACTGCTGGTTCTGCGTTTTCTCTGGATCTATCTGTTCTGGCAAGGGAATGAAATGCTGCGTACCAAATCCTCAATTGGCAGACCTAGATTCAAGGATATAACGATCATTTCCCTCTCTGGGGTGCGGGGGGCTGTAACATTGGCGGGTGCGTTTTCCATTCCTTATGTGCTTCAGGATGGATCACCTTTCCCTGAACGGGATCTGATTATTTTCCTGGCGGCAGGGGTTATCCTCTTCTCTCTAATTGCGGCGAGTGTGTTTCTTCCAGTTCTGGCCAAAGACGATGGGAAATCCACAGAAGAAACACCGCAGAAGTCAGAACGAAAAGCACATGACATTATGCTGAATGCGGCAATACGAGCTGTCAAATCCGAAATGAACGATGAGAACAAAGCTGCAGCACTCGCGGTTGTCTCCGACTTGTCCAAGTACATCAGACAGGCCGCAGGTC
Proteins encoded in this region:
- a CDS encoding FAD-dependent monooxygenase produces the protein MNQNTQSQLKTDVCIVGAGPGGALLSYLLNQNGISTMLIERQSHLHKSFRGELLNMDGEAILNKHSLYSLIQERGALLLEQIQYWENGQIIHTVSPGNGESHVGIHVPQDHLLEAIVSHARQHSSYEQVLFNTIMTGLLRDKNGQVVGINIRKNGVPASIEASVIVGADGRYSAVRKHSGMTPEIRKHGYDLLWARIPAPVGWEPAVRMASMDGQQLALFSQFGGYVQIGWNIPEGAYSKLREQPIAPFVDKLVSAFPCLSDSVAANIQSWSDFVLLSVESSYCPSWAQDNVVLIGDAAHTMTPTGAFGLNAALEDADVLSELLVQMAADQFSSTAQLQELQTIRGAKVQQQLARQVEMESSFQQRYESFL
- a CDS encoding Na+/H+ antiporter; this encodes MEIFIAVLVLLVLIGLSNILNRFVPFIPIPLIQIVLGVAIALLPAGVHLPLNPELFFVLFIAPLLYNDGKRTPRNELWNLRAPILLLALGLVFVTVVVAGYAIHWLIPSIPLPAAFALAAILSPTDAVAVGAMAGRVHLPKGIHRLLEGEALMNDASGLVAFKFAIAATVTGVFSLAQATFSFILIAIGGLLVGALLSFLLIRLGVWIRRLGMEDVTIHMLLQILTPFIIYLVSEEIGVSGILAVVAGGIIHAIERDRAESVQLKMQVVSASTWSVILFILNGLVFVILGVQVPNVLSTIFENVSFNNLQVLGYVGLISVLLLVLRFLWIYLFWQGNEMLRTKSSIGRPRFKDITIISLSGVRGAVTLAGAFSIPYVLQDGSPFPERDLIIFLAAGVILFSLIAASVFLPVLAKDDGKSTEETPQKSERKAHDIMLNAAIRAVKSEMNDENKAAALAVVSDLSKYIRQAAGQLTADKRKDIQKQETAINLIATRAERKEVEVMLDENAIASDAAFKCDSWLDRKEMMLANRTNTQFMTSISEIGRVLGHLFTNRSEKPNQPFMLENAELFRQVKLRTSEAAIKAIRAHMNDGNRVVALSVIAKYERVIAKLRTWNQGKTEDPFNQEKLELQMVAIQEQRNTVQQLYENGEITRDVAAKLRRFINDVEATALKNT
- a CDS encoding MarR family transcriptional regulator; this encodes MSPDTERNSQLANVDQLLEAFFRYKNKVLDQQQKTETNCKLNPTKSHILGMILREKRCMAVDVARQLSLSSGATTIVLNQLETEGLIQRVRSEEDRRIVWLSLTDEGVQLAKTLNANRGRMTWELLQALSEEEQQQMFGMLKKIELKLLENMKSFEQIHR